The Helicoverpa armigera isolate CAAS_96S chromosome 28, ASM3070526v1, whole genome shotgun sequence genomic interval CAGCATTATAAAGACAAAATACCACTCATAATTGAGAGCTGTCTTTTAGAGATTATTGTATATAAGTTAATATAACCCTTATTTCAATAACTGAGCCTAAGTTTTGGCTTAAAGTACGTTCTACTCGAGTTTACTCTTAAAGATCCGTAATTGCAGAACCGATTCGAAATATTTACGCTGTTGGGAAGAAACACTATCCCCAAGTAATACAATTGTCTGGGCAACAGTTTCGACGGGACCCAGATGAAACCGCGGAAATCATCAAGTTGGTCATACTTTAATCCtgctaataattataaatgtgaaagtttgtgagaatgtatggatgtacgTTTGATGTTATTCTttaaatttggtatgtagataggtaaacCCTGGATTCACACATAGGCTGCTTTTCATCAACACACCACgagagcgaagccgcgggcagaagcaagttcataatatatttacctGACTTTTCTCAGTCTCCAACTCATCTTTCTGCTCAATGCGTTTGATTCTACACGAGGCCGCGTAACCACGGTTTTTCAGCGTTCTACGACGTTGTTTCATCCTGAAATTACAGTGTTAATTTAAGTGAGACAGTCAGTTTTTatgcactaatattataaagcagtaGACTTCGTTTGCTCGAATACACTAATTTCAGGAACTTCAgcaccgatttggaaaattatttcaatgatagatagcccatttatcgaggaaagctataggctTCTTTTGAGCGCAGTGTCCATAGGACGCGAATAAAAACGCTAGCGGAAGCtatctatattaataatataaatataaagagtactttgtttgtttgaaatggaTCTCAAAAACTGagggaccgatttaaaaaaatatttcaccattagaaagctacgttttctgcaagtaacataggctatattttatctcgttaCCGGCaatagttcccatgggacgcgcgtgaaaccgcgggaaaacggctagttaagaATAAAGCCATCATGTTTACCTGACAATCTGATCTCGAGTAAGTCCCCTCATCTTCAGCTGCCTGTTCAGGTCTCGCACAGAGATGGAGACCAGCTCATCATCACTGATCTCCGCGCAAGGAGTCGGCGACAAGGGAGCCTGGAAGAAACCACGTGATTTATTGTGAGGGTGCTAGAAATATGGATTGGGTCAtcacctcccgagccttttcccaactatgttggggttggcttccagtctaaccggatgtagctgagaaccagtgttttacaaggagcgactgcctatcttacctcctcaacccaggtacccgggcaacccaataccccttggttaggctgcctgtccaccggagcggagctacACAGGCAGCCTTAGAGTGGTGTCAGatctactggcttctgacttcccgtaacgactaccaaggatgttcaataacagccgggatctacagtttaacgtgccatccgaaacacagtgtTTGGTTACGTCGCAATTTAAAATGAACCTATGTTTAATTTAGACAAATACTTATCTACTATCTAATTTGAAATAGCACTAACCGTTAGTTAATTGAAAAATCATAAAAgaacatatgtacctattacGTAAAGAGCACTATAGTTTCCATTCTTCaaagaattataatttaataacacaTTAATTAATGATTGCTCACCTCATCATCCCAATTTATGTCCATACTTTTTAAAAAACAcgcgaaaaataaataaactgattaAAATAAAGCTACAAATTGCAAGCACAGCGTATAGGATCACTATCACATAGGTTTTGAGCCAAAAATTTGTTCTTGCCACGAACGATGACTGGTTTCTGCAAGTCATCATGACTTATGATTATGATATTGTTGTAATATCTATGaccaactatttatttataggtattaacAATAACAAGTATATTTTCAACTGCTTTGTTAATCTAGTAGTTAAGCGTGTCGGCTGTGGGGTCTATTCCCGGGTAGGGTCTaacctaaccaaggggtatcgggttgcccgggtaactgggttgaggaggtcagataggcagtcgcttcttgtaaagcactggtactcagctgaatcccgttagactggaagacgaccccaacatgattgggaaaaggctcggaggatgatgatggtcaAAATAGCTTTTTGGGTTCaagaaattttcacaaagcagcccagagactggaagttggtgattcatacacccgtgcatcggagagcacgtaaatgtcggtcctgtgcctgatctctctccggtcgtgtcggattaccgtcccatcgcgctatgagagtgaaggaatagtgagtgcatttGTGTCGAAGCAAATGCAAtatatgttctgcgcagctggctgatctccttaaatgagaacaacCGGAACAAACAGACGCCAttattatcatgtttttttCCGTATTGTTTAAcgataaacatttaaatatcttaGGTTGTTATCCTATGTATCGATTTCCGAAAGGAATTTCAGAAGAAACTAGCTTCAATCAAGATCTAAATACAACGACAGACTCAAATCCTGTcctatatgtataaatgtacaTGTATGTAGGGTTGGAGCAGCGAAGAAAATGCAGTCGTCGATTTAAATCCTTTATTTCTCTTAATTTTTCACAAGCACACAACACACCATTATTCCGACCGTTACGCCATCTTATTCCAATCCCCCCTCTCTCTCACACACATGCCTTCTCTCTCTCTCATTCACTCATGCAATCCTTCTATGTGAACCATCCTACatgtacatatataaatatgcTACATCCTTGCACGTTTTGTTTGGCATCTTATGAAGggcatatttttttcacaaaaaattaaCACATAagtaacacaatttttttttataccacCAAATCATGtcagtaacaaaaaaacttccTTCACTAGTAGTAGGTAGAAAActggtttgtttttgtttatttaaccaATAAGTCAATGCCTTACTgagtttataattatataatcagGTTTCTTCTGAACATTTAAGGCCCAGCGCTCGCTGCACGTCACAACATTTTTGATTGAAGACTAAAATTGTAACTAGGGAAAGAGTTGAAATTCTATACCTACTTCAAACAATTCAACTATATTTCTTGAGCCTTATGTATCTTGTAACTTGAAACAATTcacataatttaatgaaaaaacagTTTGCCCAGATAACtatgttgaggaggtcagataggcagtcgctccttgtaaaacactggtactaagccgcatccagttagactggaagtcaaagtcaaagtcaaagtcaaatcatttatttcatttaggcctttacaagcacttatgaacgtcaaaattataactaagtttgattctagtagaagcggaccccaacatagttgggaaaaggctcgggagataggAGATAGATTCTTATAATTCAGACCCAAGGCGACATTTTCATGCCAAGAACACAATAATTCACATCATTTAACATcaagtctatactaatattataaagctaaagagtttgtttgtttgaacgcgctaatctcaggaactactggtccgatttgaacatttctttcagtgttagatagcccatttatcgaggaaggctataggctactttttatcccggtacgtaAAGTAGTTCCCAAGGACGgagaaaccgctggcagaagctagtttttaataatttgcttaAATAATTTCCCGTCCAATGCCGTCAATGGGTGTTATCCCTGAATTTATGCTAATGGTAAAAATTATATGTGTTTCTGATAGTAACATTTTGAATATAGCAACATCTTGAATGTGAAAATCCTagttagtattatattattgtcaaattgctaaaatattaaaaaaataaatttgggttaatattagtaaacaatCACAAAGCCAATGAACTTGGTCTACTCATTCAAAAATAGAGTTGTTTAAATCCATAATAAAACGAAGATagcagcaaaaatataaaaccggccaagtgcgagtcggactcgcgcacgaagggttccgtaccataatttaaaatgagcaaaaaaacacAATTGTTGTATAGGAGCGccccaaaatatatattttattatagttttcagtatttgttgttatagaggcaatagaaatacatcatctgtgacaatttcaactctctaactatcacgactcatgagatacagcctggtgacagacggacggacggacggacagaggagcgaaaacaatagagtcccgttttccctttgggtacggaaccttaaaaaaggaaaataaaaactatgcaACAATAAACTCATCCGCATAGCTGTCAGGCACCTTTGACTCACAAATAATTATTGcttatttcatttattcataatataaaacaatataatcttACAGTTTATCTATTTGTTATCATACTAGATGACCGAAATCATAATTCTTGTTTGATAACTGCTGTCATTTAACTCAGCATGAATTAATTACCTATGGGTCCAAATGGGATCTATGCAAATTCTAAAATGCAACAAGAGAAATCTGTCTAATAGTTATTCTCAGCAAGTAAGCCAAAAAAAATCTTGGAGAAGACACATCTTAGAGTGTAGAATATGTTTAGGGTAAGATAAAAACATAGTAAACGACTTGCTGGCAGATCAATGATTTGGAAAAACTAAACCAATAGATAGTATTATTGTATGCAATTATATTTCAATGGTTTCGGAGGTGGTTTGCAAACACGATTGGACGACCGAACAGGTATTGCCGCCATAAACCATATCTTGCAGAGGGTATAAAGGAAAACTGGTATTCAATAGTACACGAGATGGCCTTCTGACCAATTATCAGCAGCAGCAATTGCTTTCTACAgcgatcagccagctgtgcaggtcATAATATACTGCTACTTCACTCTCATATTGctattatgtatatgtaatacataaacagtacttatttacctaataaacaagaaataaagCAGAAAATCAGaataatttacaacataatgTTTTTCAACGAAGTTGTACTCCTTGCAAAAGGGCTTGGCTTGAAGGTCTTGGCTTGCCACGGCCAAGGGCAGAGAACAACCAAAGATAACATCAAAGTAACACAAGAAACATAGGTTATAACATTGAAAACACG includes:
- the LOC110371471 gene encoding transcription factor MafK isoform X2; this encodes MDINWDDEAPLSPTPCAEISDDELVSISVRDLNRQLKMRGLTRDQIVRMKQRRRTLKNRGYAASCRIKRIEQKDELETEKSQEWHDMELMQDENNRIREEVEALRGKYDALKRFAIMKNIPLPPELEIQP
- the LOC110371471 gene encoding transcription factor MafK isoform X1, translating into MPHDLKELGGRKPVVMAPLSPTPCAEISDDELVSISVRDLNRQLKMRGLTRDQIVRMKQRRRTLKNRGYAASCRIKRIEQKDELETEKSQEWHDMELMQDENNRIREEVEALRGKYDALKRFAIMKNIPLPPELEIQP